A section of the Paenibacillus odorifer genome encodes:
- a CDS encoding alpha-N-arabinofuranosidase, with amino-acid sequence MPIKSTMIIDKDFRLAEVDPRIYGSFIEHLGRAVYGGIYDPGHPTADQNGFRNDAIEAIRALNVPIIRYPGGNFVSGYNWEDGVGPKHERKQSLELAWWTTETNQVGTNEFADWAKLVGSEVMMAVNLGTRGIDAARNLVEYCNHPSGSYYSDLRISHGYKEPHAFKTWCLGNEMDGPWQIGAKTAVEYGRLANETAKAMRWVDPTLELVACGSSGSGMDTFAEWEATVLDLSYDNVDYLSLHTYYNNNNDDTPNFLARSMDLDHFISSVAATCDYVQAKKKSKKKINLSLDEWNVWKSQGSSRAEQHWQIAPPEFEDVYTLEDALVVGCCLISLLKHADRVKMACLAQLINVIAPIMTENGGPLWLQTTYYPYLHASLYGRGTVLHPLISSPKYDSKDFTDVPYLEAISVYNEELNEVTVFAVNRHLSEGLELDVDLRSFSSVNIIEHIVLEHEDIKAVNTKSNPHNVMPSQGKAIVEGGHVKALLAKASWNVIRLRVNG; translated from the coding sequence ATGCCGATTAAATCGACAATGATTATTGACAAAGATTTCAGACTAGCTGAAGTAGACCCGCGGATCTACGGCTCATTTATCGAACATTTAGGAAGAGCAGTTTACGGTGGGATTTATGACCCGGGTCACCCTACTGCGGATCAGAATGGTTTTCGGAACGATGCCATCGAAGCTATTCGTGCCCTAAACGTTCCTATCATCCGTTATCCTGGAGGAAACTTTGTATCCGGTTACAATTGGGAAGATGGGGTTGGACCCAAGCATGAACGCAAGCAATCTCTTGAATTAGCTTGGTGGACCACAGAAACCAATCAAGTGGGTACCAACGAATTTGCAGATTGGGCTAAGCTCGTAGGCAGCGAAGTCATGATGGCAGTTAACCTTGGAACACGCGGCATCGATGCAGCTAGAAATCTAGTAGAGTACTGCAATCATCCTTCCGGTTCCTACTACAGTGACCTGCGGATCTCTCATGGGTATAAAGAGCCCCACGCTTTTAAGACCTGGTGCCTCGGAAATGAAATGGATGGTCCGTGGCAGATTGGAGCTAAAACCGCGGTCGAATATGGCCGGTTAGCGAACGAAACTGCAAAAGCTATGCGCTGGGTCGATCCAACGCTTGAGCTTGTGGCTTGTGGCAGCTCCGGCAGCGGTATGGACACTTTTGCCGAGTGGGAAGCTACCGTGCTTGATCTTTCTTATGATAATGTGGATTATTTATCACTGCATACGTACTACAATAACAACAATGACGACACGCCTAACTTCCTAGCCCGCTCCATGGATTTGGATCATTTCATCAGCAGTGTGGCTGCCACCTGTGATTATGTTCAAGCGAAGAAAAAGAGCAAAAAGAAAATAAATCTGTCGCTCGATGAATGGAATGTATGGAAATCACAAGGCAGCAGCCGTGCCGAACAACACTGGCAGATCGCACCGCCAGAATTCGAAGATGTGTACACACTTGAAGATGCACTTGTTGTGGGCTGCTGTCTTATTTCATTATTGAAGCATGCTGATCGTGTGAAAATGGCCTGCTTAGCGCAGCTGATCAATGTTATCGCCCCAATTATGACTGAAAATGGCGGACCGCTTTGGCTGCAGACTACTTATTATCCGTACCTGCATGCTTCCCTTTATGGTCGTGGAACCGTACTTCACCCGCTGATTTCCAGCCCTAAATACGATTCCAAAGATTTCACTGATGTGCCTTATTTGGAAGCCATTAGTGTATACAACGAGGAGCTGAATGAAGTAACCGTCTTCGCTGTAAACCGCCATTTATCCGAAGGACTAGAGCTCGACGTGGATCTGCGCAGCTTCAGTTCCGTAAACATTATTGAGCATATTGTACTGGAACATGAAGATATTAAAGCTGTAAATACCAAATCCAATCCACATAATGTGATGCCTAGCCAAGGCAAAGCCATTGTTGAGGGTGGACATGTAAAAGCCCTTCTCGCAAAAGCTTCCTGGAATGTGATTCGACTGCGTGTGAACGGCTAA
- a CDS encoding ArsR/SmtB family transcription factor: MYLTTDSESLQVYEALASEVRLRIIELLDRREMHIKELAAELYLSSAIVSTHVAKLQKAGLISSKMRRVNGGTYKYCSLSANYLQIKLSGSRGVARKVVEVSIPVGQYTDIQASPTCGIATTEKLIGYYDDPRYFLDPERVNAGIVWFAKGSIEYKIPNYLFQDQVVQEIEISLEIGSEAPHVNEKWPSDIGFMMNGQDLGKWTSPGDFGLTRGRLNPIWWRSDVNQYGLLKVLRINAGGTFVDGQQISDITLEDVRVEQDQWTFRLTAENSGRRRGGLTIYGRGFGNYEQDIMFRVYYE; this comes from the coding sequence ATGTACTTAACCACAGATTCTGAATCTTTGCAGGTGTATGAAGCACTGGCAAGTGAAGTTAGGCTGCGAATTATTGAACTTCTGGACCGCAGAGAGATGCACATCAAAGAGCTGGCAGCGGAGCTCTATCTTAGTAGTGCAATTGTTAGTACTCATGTAGCAAAGCTGCAAAAAGCAGGCCTGATCAGTTCTAAAATGAGACGAGTAAATGGAGGGACCTATAAATATTGTTCTTTGTCTGCGAATTACCTGCAGATTAAATTATCGGGCTCCCGTGGAGTTGCCAGAAAGGTGGTTGAGGTGTCTATCCCTGTAGGGCAATATACCGATATTCAGGCTTCACCTACCTGCGGGATTGCTACTACTGAGAAACTGATCGGCTATTATGATGATCCACGTTATTTTCTGGACCCGGAACGGGTGAATGCCGGCATTGTATGGTTTGCGAAAGGTTCTATCGAGTACAAGATTCCAAATTATCTATTTCAAGATCAAGTGGTGCAAGAGATTGAGATTTCACTGGAAATAGGTTCCGAAGCTCCACATGTAAATGAGAAGTGGCCGTCGGATATCGGCTTTATGATGAATGGACAGGATTTAGGGAAATGGACTAGTCCGGGCGACTTTGGCCTCACTAGAGGACGATTAAATCCCATTTGGTGGCGTTCGGATGTTAACCAATATGGTTTGCTTAAGGTTCTGCGGATTAATGCAGGTGGAACCTTTGTGGATGGGCAGCAAATCTCAGATATTACCTTGGAGGATGTACGAGTAGAGCAGGATCAGTGGACCTTTCGTTTAACGGCAGAGAATAGCGGACGGAGAAGAGGCGGACTAACCATATATGGCCGTGGATTTGGGAACTACGAGCAAGACATTATGTTTAGAGTGTATTACGAATGA
- a CDS encoding LacI family DNA-binding transcriptional regulator, producing MEKVTIKDVAREAGVSISTVSNALNDVDVLNPETKSHVLKVAKRLNYVPNLNGKLLRNGKTKMLGFFTTSVSGPYFYKLVESMSRECDRLGYGLNVFVTKDKQVIMSNILGRRVDGVIIYEELRIDEEEIAAMVKDKIKAVFLDRPLKNDTMGSVIFDSFEAGFEATKYLISLGHKKIAYISGVDEMYDSVQRREGYLAALRQYQLPTHEEYIIQGYFEEESTYNAIKSFLHYSPDKIPDAFLAGNDLSAIGCIQALKSHGYEVPLDVSVMGFDDIDIAQYFSPPLTTVRNQIARQGILAINHLVRMIQKKEQGEMMKLAGELVVRGSSQVKIGR from the coding sequence ATGGAAAAGGTAACGATCAAAGATGTTGCCAGAGAGGCTGGAGTCTCCATTTCTACGGTTTCCAACGCGTTAAATGACGTAGATGTATTGAACCCGGAGACGAAATCACATGTTCTTAAGGTTGCGAAGCGATTAAACTATGTTCCTAACCTGAACGGTAAGCTCCTTAGGAACGGGAAAACCAAAATGCTGGGTTTTTTCACAACAAGTGTGTCGGGTCCATACTTCTATAAGCTGGTTGAGTCCATGTCGCGTGAATGTGATCGGCTAGGTTACGGGCTGAATGTATTTGTTACCAAGGATAAACAAGTGATTATGAGCAATATTCTAGGCCGGCGAGTGGATGGTGTCATTATCTACGAGGAGCTGAGAATAGACGAAGAAGAAATTGCTGCAATGGTGAAAGACAAGATTAAGGCTGTATTTTTAGATCGACCGCTTAAGAACGACACGATGGGAAGCGTGATTTTTGATTCCTTTGAAGCGGGGTTTGAAGCGACCAAATATTTAATCAGTCTAGGGCATAAAAAGATTGCTTACATATCTGGTGTGGATGAGATGTACGACAGTGTTCAGCGGAGAGAAGGATACTTAGCTGCTTTGCGTCAGTATCAGCTACCCACTCATGAAGAGTATATTATACAAGGGTATTTTGAAGAAGAAAGCACTTACAACGCTATAAAATCTTTTCTTCATTATAGTCCTGATAAAATACCTGATGCCTTCTTGGCAGGGAACGACTTGAGTGCGATTGGATGTATTCAAGCTTTGAAATCGCATGGATACGAAGTTCCGCTAGATGTTAGCGTTATGGGGTTTGATGATATTGATATTGCGCAGTATTTCTCACCACCTTTAACTACGGTAAGAAATCAAATTGCTAGACAGGGTATTTTGGCTATTAATCACCTAGTTCGCATGATCCAGAAGAAGGAACAGGGCGAGATGATGAAATTGGCGGGTGAATTAGTCGTAAGAGGTTCTAGTCAAGTAAAGATTGGTCGGTAA
- a CDS encoding ABC transporter permease → MSGKKPMGQRVKEFVIDYKRQWEIQSMVIPGIIFMIIFCFIPIYGLTIAFKSYTVIDTLDSAPWVGLDNFRIILSDKYFWDAVVNTLGISFLKLAIGFVIPIILSVMIYELSGGRFKKIVQTISYLPHFLSWIVLGGMLIAWFSSSGMFNEIMLSLGLISKPVNILLDANKYWWIATLSDIWKEAGWGTILYLAIMSKIDPTYYEAAKIDGASRMRQIWNITLPNMKPIISLNLILTVSGLLGSNLDQTLVLMNSQNRVKAEVINSYVYRMGMTQGDFSYATAVGLGVSIVSVILLISANKVSSKLNDNQSVL, encoded by the coding sequence ATGAGCGGGAAAAAGCCTATGGGGCAGAGGGTCAAAGAATTTGTAATTGATTACAAGAGACAATGGGAAATTCAATCCATGGTCATCCCGGGAATTATTTTTATGATTATCTTTTGTTTTATTCCGATTTACGGATTGACGATTGCTTTTAAAAGCTACACCGTAATTGATACGCTCGATTCTGCACCTTGGGTAGGGCTCGATAATTTCAGAATTATTTTATCTGATAAATATTTTTGGGACGCTGTAGTCAATACATTAGGGATCAGCTTTCTGAAATTAGCCATAGGGTTTGTTATTCCTATTATTTTATCCGTTATGATTTACGAATTAAGTGGCGGACGCTTTAAAAAGATAGTGCAAACCATCTCTTATTTACCACACTTTTTGTCCTGGATCGTTCTCGGCGGGATGCTGATTGCCTGGTTTTCCTCATCCGGTATGTTTAATGAGATTATGCTCAGTTTGGGACTGATTTCGAAACCGGTAAATATTTTGCTTGATGCGAATAAATACTGGTGGATTGCAACGTTATCCGATATTTGGAAAGAGGCTGGTTGGGGAACGATTCTCTACTTAGCCATTATGTCGAAAATAGATCCTACTTATTATGAGGCTGCCAAAATAGATGGCGCAAGTCGTATGAGACAAATTTGGAATATTACGCTTCCTAATATGAAGCCGATTATCAGTTTAAATCTGATTCTCACTGTAAGCGGTTTATTAGGATCAAATCTGGATCAAACCCTGGTATTGATGAATTCTCAGAACCGCGTTAAGGCGGAGGTCATTAATTCTTATGTGTATCGTATGGGTATGACGCAAGGTGACTTCTCTTATGCTACTGCTGTTGGTTTAGGTGTCTCCATCGTTTCAGTCATCCTACTGATTAGCGCCAACAAAGTATCCAGTAAATTAAATGATAATCAATCAGTTCTGTAG